A window from Citrus sinensis cultivar Valencia sweet orange chromosome 3, DVS_A1.0, whole genome shotgun sequence encodes these proteins:
- the LOC102619299 gene encoding uncharacterized protein LOC102619299 isoform X1, producing the protein MRRNKKEEEQVKETSFTNLYENSLFEVLKHADTRETNRLCPVVSTLRKYSSATKQENSKGFDRGITIWCRIIHNSSPFYVVFIWNGPDLRPTGSEFHSMLVIHSLKHGEEADDDSVEGSHTLTANNFDSYSHEYPILAVNFYDPWCYWSKCLFFYCACLEWCRMTYNKPKHVCGSKLNNQSKCQIGTWKQ; encoded by the exons ATGAGGAGGAATAAGAAAGAGGAAGAGCAAGTCAAAGAAACTAGCTTCACAAATCTATATGAGAACTCCTTGTTCGAGGTGTTGAAACACGCGGACACCAGAGAAACAAAT AGACTTTGCCCTGTGGTATCCACTTTGAGAAAGTACTCATCTGCAACTAAACAG GAAAATTCCAAGGGATTTGACAGAGGCATCACTATCTGGTGCAGGATTATCCATAATAGCAGCCctttttatgttgtttttatttggaaTG GACCTGATTTAAGACCCACTGGTTCTGAATTCCACTCAATGCTTGTTATACATTCGCTTAAGCATGGAGAGGAAGCTGATGATGATTCTGTTGAAGGTTCTCATACTCTAACtgccaataattttgatagTTATTCACATGA GTATCCTATTTTAGCTGTCAATTTTTATGATCCATGGTGCTACTGGAGTAAATGCctg TTTTTTTATTGTGCATGTCTTGAATGGTGCAGGATGACTTACAATAAACCAAAGCATGTATGTGGGTCAAAACTAAATAATCAGAGCAAATGTCAAATTGGAACATGGAAACAATAA
- the LOC102619299 gene encoding uncharacterized protein LOC102619299 isoform X2 → MRRNKKEEEQVKETSFTNLYENSLFEVLKHADTRETNRLCPVVSTLRKYSSATKQENSKGFDRGITIWCRIIHNSSPFYVVFIWNGPDLRPTGSEFHSMLVIHSLKHGEEADDDSVEGSHTLTANNFDSYSHEYPILAVNFYDPWCYWSKCLHVCGSKLNNQSKCQIGTWKQ, encoded by the exons ATGAGGAGGAATAAGAAAGAGGAAGAGCAAGTCAAAGAAACTAGCTTCACAAATCTATATGAGAACTCCTTGTTCGAGGTGTTGAAACACGCGGACACCAGAGAAACAAAT AGACTTTGCCCTGTGGTATCCACTTTGAGAAAGTACTCATCTGCAACTAAACAG GAAAATTCCAAGGGATTTGACAGAGGCATCACTATCTGGTGCAGGATTATCCATAATAGCAGCCctttttatgttgtttttatttggaaTG GACCTGATTTAAGACCCACTGGTTCTGAATTCCACTCAATGCTTGTTATACATTCGCTTAAGCATGGAGAGGAAGCTGATGATGATTCTGTTGAAGGTTCTCATACTCTAACtgccaataattttgatagTTATTCACATGA GTATCCTATTTTAGCTGTCAATTTTTATGATCCATGGTGCTACTGGAGTAAATGCctg CATGTATGTGGGTCAAAACTAAATAATCAGAGCAAATGTCAAATTGGAACATGGAAACAATAA
- the LOC102619299 gene encoding uncharacterized protein LOC102619299 isoform X3 — MRRNKKEEEQVKETSFTNLYENSLFEVLKHADTRETNRLCPVVSTLRKYSSATKQENSKGFDRGITIWCRIIHNSSPFYVVFIWNGPDLRPTGSEFHSMLVIHSLKHGEEADDDSVEGSHTLTANNFDSYSHEYPILAVNFYDPWCYWSKCLDDLQ, encoded by the exons ATGAGGAGGAATAAGAAAGAGGAAGAGCAAGTCAAAGAAACTAGCTTCACAAATCTATATGAGAACTCCTTGTTCGAGGTGTTGAAACACGCGGACACCAGAGAAACAAAT AGACTTTGCCCTGTGGTATCCACTTTGAGAAAGTACTCATCTGCAACTAAACAG GAAAATTCCAAGGGATTTGACAGAGGCATCACTATCTGGTGCAGGATTATCCATAATAGCAGCCctttttatgttgtttttatttggaaTG GACCTGATTTAAGACCCACTGGTTCTGAATTCCACTCAATGCTTGTTATACATTCGCTTAAGCATGGAGAGGAAGCTGATGATGATTCTGTTGAAGGTTCTCATACTCTAACtgccaataattttgatagTTATTCACATGA GTATCCTATTTTAGCTGTCAATTTTTATGATCCATGGTGCTACTGGAGTAAATGCctg GATGACTTACAATAA